One part of the Diadema setosum chromosome 6, eeDiaSeto1, whole genome shotgun sequence genome encodes these proteins:
- the LOC140230217 gene encoding uncharacterized protein: MSNGTNRASLSEVPGTNTEENKKPRVLVCTSSLQSNVQGFIDYITREFGHLARNFKFYQLPYNDVSDFSFRDRPVDAVILCHSIHNRRMAITDVTDALYDRFLSNAAQFLGKNNIAVIVHDMPSKKLDTNEKYKQQIEFLKITQPTTFDCASLVAMAGQLAPSRPELFGDTTIQLEKFMKGTSVQRPISARK; the protein is encoded by the exons ATGTCGAACGGTACTAATAGGGCATCCCTCAGTGAAGTGCCAGGTACCAACACTGAG GAGAATAAGAAGCCCAGGGTCTTAGTCTGCACATCCAGCCTGCAAAGCAACGTGCAAGGATTTATCGACTATATCACTCGAGAGTTCGGCCACCTCGCCAGAAACTTTAAGTTCTACCAACTGCCTTATAACGATGTGAGCGATTTTTCGTTCCGAGATCGCCCAGTGGATGCCGTGATCCTGTGTCACTCCATACACAACAGGAGAATGGCCATCACCGATGTGACAGACGCCCTTTACGACAGATTTTTGTCAAATGCTGCACAGTTTCTTG gCAAGAACAACATCGCTGTGATAGTGCACGATATGCCCTCGAAGAAGTTGGACACGAAcgaaaaatacaaacaacaaatcGAGTTTTTGAAGATCACTCAACCGACAACTTTCGACTGCGCCTCTCTCGTGGCGATGGCAGGTCAACTAGCCCCCAGCCGTCCCGAGCTCTTCGGAGACACCACCATCCAACTGGAGAAATTCATGAAAGGAACTTCCGTCCAAAGACCG ATTTCTGCTCGTAAATGA